A DNA window from Bacteroides cellulosilyticus contains the following coding sequences:
- a CDS encoding Rpn family recombination-promoting nuclease/putative transposase, producing MKTKQEKGDGLMANTYIRFDWAMKRLLRNKANFGVLEGLLTTLLKETITIQKLLESEGNQEDEFDKYNRVDILAEDSKGELILIEVQNNNEYAYFQRMLFGTSKLVTEYINRGEGYDKVRKVYSVNIVYFALGSGKDTVYHGKTEFRGIHDGDILELTPFQKQTFKVDSVSQLYPEFYILKVNDFNQVAKSPLEEWIYYLNTGDIPDTATAPGLHEARERLKLDRMTKTELDAYYRHLDNVVILRSNIYTEREEGRWEGREEERMANARKMKMKGLDNQLISDITGLTIDEIDKL from the coding sequence ATGAAAACAAAACAAGAGAAAGGAGACGGACTTATGGCAAATACTTATATTCGTTTCGATTGGGCAATGAAGCGCCTTTTGCGCAACAAGGCCAATTTCGGAGTGCTCGAAGGCCTCCTGACCACCCTGCTTAAGGAGACTATCACGATTCAGAAACTGCTGGAAAGCGAAGGCAATCAGGAAGATGAATTTGATAAGTATAACCGTGTGGACATACTCGCCGAGGACTCCAAAGGCGAACTCATCCTGATTGAAGTGCAGAATAACAACGAATACGCTTACTTCCAGCGCATGCTGTTCGGCACCTCAAAACTGGTAACCGAATACATCAACCGTGGTGAAGGCTACGACAAGGTGCGTAAAGTGTACAGTGTCAATATCGTATACTTCGCCTTGGGTAGTGGGAAGGATACCGTGTATCATGGAAAAACAGAGTTCCGGGGAATACACGACGGCGACATCCTTGAGCTGACTCCTTTCCAGAAACAAACCTTTAAAGTGGACAGTGTGAGCCAGCTATATCCCGAGTTTTATATCCTGAAAGTGAATGACTTTAACCAAGTAGCCAAAAGCCCGCTCGAAGAGTGGATTTACTACCTGAACACAGGTGACATTCCTGATACCGCCACCGCTCCGGGTTTGCATGAAGCCCGCGAGCGATTGAAACTGGACCGGATGACCAAAACGGAGCTGGATGCTTATTATCGCCATCTGGATAATGTTGTCATCCTGCGGAGCAATATCTATACGGAACGCGAGGAAGGGCGCTGGGAAGGCCGTGAAGAAGAGCGTATGGCCAATGCCCGTAAAATGAAAATGAAAGGGCTGGATAATCAGCTGATTTCTGACATTACCGGTCTGACGATTGACGAGATAGATAAGCTGTAG
- a CDS encoding DUF5703 domain-containing protein: MKRIYLIIILILVGVSALWSQHANVVWNTPSRNSSESMPCGGGDIGMNVWVEEGDVLFYLSRSGTFDENNCLLKQGRFRIRLSPNPFKDTKDFRQELMLNDGFVEISAEGTRIQIWADVFHPVVHVEIVNARPLQAEIFYENWRYRDRPIRKGEGQQCSYKWAPPQGAVTSADVIRPLPNSPFSTLRSPLITFYHRNPEETVFDVAVSQQGMDTVKSRLMNPLKNLTFGGCLSGENLEYAGISDAVYAGTDYRAWKFRSSKASRKQHFFVVLHTDQTETEEQWAQDLQVSLRRIMPHGKVSMKALSQDKKQTRQWWNAFWQRSFIVAEGEAGEITRNYTLFRYMLGCNAYGNAPTKFNGGLFTFDPLHIDPKQAFTPDYRKWGGGTMTAQNQRLVYWPMLKSGDSDMMPAQFDFYNRMLKNAELRSRVYWQHGGACFCEQIENFGLPNPAEYGFKRPEGFDKGLEYNAWLEYEWDTVLEFCQMILETNNYADTDIASYLPLIESSLTFFDEHYRMLASRRGRKELDGEGHLILFPGSACETYKMTNNASSTIAALRTVLETYGRKNEMLEVIPPIPLRYIEVQDSANSITMPVLKQTIAPAKSWERINNVETPQLYPVFPWRVYGIGKEKLEVARDTYFYDPDAVKFRSHIGWKQDNIWAACLGLPEESRRLNLAKLSNGPHRFPAFWGPGYDWTPDHNWGGSGMIGLQEMLLQTNGELILLFPAWPLEWNVHFKLHAPGNTTVEATLKEGKVTDLKVLPESRKKDVVIMIGG, from the coding sequence ATGAAAAGAATTTATCTGATTATAATCCTGATTCTTGTTGGCGTGTCGGCTCTTTGGAGCCAACATGCCAATGTTGTTTGGAATACCCCCAGTCGTAATTCTTCCGAATCAATGCCGTGTGGAGGTGGAGATATCGGTATGAATGTGTGGGTGGAAGAGGGTGATGTGCTGTTTTATCTGAGTCGTAGCGGTACTTTTGATGAGAATAACTGCCTGCTGAAACAGGGGCGTTTCCGTATCCGCCTGTCTCCCAATCCTTTTAAAGATACCAAAGACTTCCGGCAGGAATTAATGCTTAATGACGGATTCGTGGAGATTTCGGCAGAAGGTACACGCATTCAAATTTGGGCGGATGTGTTCCATCCCGTAGTTCATGTAGAGATTGTCAACGCCCGTCCCTTGCAGGCGGAAATCTTTTATGAGAATTGGAGATACCGGGACCGGCCGATCCGGAAAGGAGAGGGGCAACAATGTTCCTACAAATGGGCTCCTCCCCAGGGAGCGGTGACAAGTGCCGACGTCATCCGTCCCCTCCCAAACTCTCCATTCTCCACTCTCCGCTCTCCACTTATTACGTTTTATCACCGTAATCCGGAAGAGACCGTTTTTGATGTAGCGGTATCTCAGCAAGGCATGGATACAGTCAAATCCCGGTTGATGAATCCTTTAAAGAACCTGACGTTCGGAGGATGCCTGTCAGGTGAGAATCTGGAATATGCCGGAATCTCAGATGCGGTATATGCCGGAACTGATTATCGGGCATGGAAGTTTCGTTCATCGAAAGCATCCCGGAAACAACACTTTTTCGTTGTACTGCATACAGATCAGACGGAGACAGAAGAACAGTGGGCGCAGGACTTACAAGTCAGTCTGAGGAGAATAATGCCACACGGAAAAGTTTCTATGAAAGCACTTTCGCAAGATAAGAAACAAACCCGCCAATGGTGGAACGCTTTCTGGCAACGTAGTTTCATTGTGGCAGAAGGAGAGGCCGGGGAGATAACCCGGAATTACACTCTTTTCCGCTATATGCTGGGCTGCAATGCTTATGGCAATGCTCCTACCAAGTTCAATGGTGGCTTGTTCACCTTTGATCCTTTACATATAGATCCGAAGCAGGCGTTTACTCCTGATTATCGGAAATGGGGAGGCGGCACAATGACCGCGCAGAATCAACGTCTGGTATATTGGCCGATGTTGAAAAGCGGTGACTCTGACATGATGCCTGCCCAGTTCGATTTCTATAACCGGATGCTGAAGAATGCCGAATTGCGCAGCCGTGTGTATTGGCAGCACGGGGGAGCCTGCTTCTGCGAACAGATTGAGAATTTCGGTTTGCCCAATCCTGCCGAATATGGTTTTAAACGTCCGGAAGGGTTCGATAAAGGACTGGAATACAACGCGTGGCTGGAATACGAATGGGATACCGTACTCGAATTCTGCCAGATGATACTTGAGACGAATAATTATGCCGATACGGATATCGCTTCCTATTTGCCTCTGATTGAAAGTTCATTGACTTTCTTTGATGAGCATTATCGTATGCTTGCTTCCCGCCGTGGACGGAAGGAGTTGGATGGAGAAGGACACCTGATTCTCTTTCCGGGTTCTGCCTGTGAAACCTATAAAATGACTAATAACGCCAGCAGCACTATTGCCGCATTGCGGACCGTGCTGGAAACTTACGGACGGAAGAACGAAATGCTGGAAGTAATCCCACCAATACCATTGCGTTATATCGAAGTGCAGGATTCTGCGAATTCCATAACTATGCCGGTGCTGAAACAAACGATTGCCCCTGCTAAGAGTTGGGAGCGTATTAATAATGTGGAGACTCCACAACTCTATCCCGTATTTCCGTGGCGTGTTTACGGCATTGGCAAAGAGAAATTGGAGGTTGCCCGCGATACCTATTTCTATGATCCCGATGCGGTTAAATTCCGTTCGCACATCGGATGGAAACAAGATAATATCTGGGCTGCATGTTTGGGATTGCCTGAAGAATCCCGACGGCTTAATCTGGCTAAATTATCCAACGGCCCGCATCGCTTTCCGGCTTTCTGGGGCCCCGGCTATGACTGGACGCCTGATCACAACTGGGGAGGAAGCGGCATGATAGGACTTCAGGAGATGCTGTTGCAGACAAACGGAGAACTGATACTCCTGTTTCCGGCTTGGCCTCTAGAATGGAATGTACACTTCAAACTTCATGCACCCGGCAATACAACGGTAGAGGCTACTTTGAAAGAGGGGAAAGTGACAGATTTAAAAGTGTTGCCGGAAAGTAGGAAGAAGGATGTGGTGATAATGATAGGTGGCTAA
- a CDS encoding sialate O-acetylesterase — protein sequence MKNLIATAGTALATFLFAVCLSTHAEVHLPAIFSDGMVMQQQTHANLWGTATPNKKVTVRTSWDGKLYAVTADAQGTWKLAVSTPEAGGPYTVTFDDGTPKVLSNILIGELWLCSGQSNMEMPMKGFKNQPVENANMDILRSRNPEIRLFTVKRTSTLTPQNDVTGSWKEASPAAVRDFSATAYYFGRLVNEILDVPVGLIVAAWGGSACEAWMTADWLKAFPDAKIPRSEADIKSKNRTPTVLYNGMLHPLIGLTMKGVIWYQGEDNWNRAHTYADMFTTLINGWRAEWKQGDFPFYYCQIAPYDYGIITERGKEVINTAYLREAQAQVEHRVPNTGMAVLLDAGMEKGIHPARKQVAGERLALLALTKTYGIEGVNGESPYYKSIEIKNDTVIVSFERAGMWISGKNCFESKNFQVAGEDKVFYPAKAWIERSKILVKSERVPHPVAVRYGFVNYVEGDVYCDGLPLGSFRSDDW from the coding sequence ATGAAAAACTTAATAGCTACAGCAGGCACCGCACTTGCTACTTTTCTATTTGCAGTTTGCCTGTCAACTCATGCAGAAGTGCACCTGCCTGCCATCTTCTCGGATGGCATGGTGATGCAGCAACAGACCCATGCCAATCTCTGGGGGACGGCAACTCCCAATAAGAAAGTAACCGTCCGCACCAGCTGGGATGGAAAACTGTATGCAGTAACAGCCGACGCACAAGGTACGTGGAAACTAGCCGTTTCCACTCCCGAAGCAGGCGGACCTTACACTGTTACTTTTGATGATGGAACTCCGAAAGTCCTGAGCAATATTCTGATAGGGGAATTATGGCTTTGCTCCGGTCAAAGCAATATGGAGATGCCTATGAAAGGCTTTAAAAACCAGCCTGTAGAGAACGCTAATATGGATATTCTTCGTAGCAGGAACCCTGAGATAAGACTGTTCACAGTGAAACGTACCTCCACGCTCACTCCGCAAAATGATGTGACAGGCTCCTGGAAAGAGGCAAGTCCGGCGGCAGTGCGCGATTTCAGTGCGACAGCCTATTACTTCGGGCGGTTGGTAAATGAAATATTAGATGTTCCGGTGGGCTTGATAGTGGCAGCCTGGGGCGGTTCGGCTTGCGAAGCTTGGATGACTGCCGACTGGTTGAAGGCTTTTCCGGATGCAAAGATACCCCGGTCGGAGGCAGATATCAAATCAAAGAACCGTACTCCAACCGTACTGTACAATGGCATGCTGCACCCATTGATCGGACTGACCATGAAAGGAGTCATCTGGTATCAGGGTGAGGATAACTGGAATCGTGCCCATACCTATGCGGATATGTTTACGACACTCATTAACGGATGGCGTGCCGAATGGAAACAAGGTGATTTCCCTTTTTATTACTGCCAGATAGCTCCATACGATTATGGAATTATCACGGAACGCGGAAAGGAAGTAATCAATACAGCCTATCTCCGCGAAGCGCAGGCGCAAGTAGAGCACCGTGTACCCAATACCGGTATGGCCGTACTGCTGGATGCAGGGATGGAAAAAGGCATTCATCCCGCCCGCAAGCAAGTTGCCGGTGAGCGATTGGCACTTCTTGCCCTGACGAAGACTTACGGGATAGAAGGAGTAAACGGTGAAAGCCCTTATTATAAAAGCATTGAAATAAAGAATGACACGGTTATTGTGAGTTTCGAACGTGCCGGCATGTGGATTAGTGGCAAGAACTGTTTTGAATCGAAGAATTTCCAGGTAGCGGGCGAAGACAAAGTATTCTATCCGGCCAAGGCATGGATAGAACGCAGCAAGATACTTGTAAAAAGTGAGAGGGTACCACATCCTGTGGCCGTACGATATGGTTTTGTGAATTATGTGGAAGGAGATGTCTATTGTGACGGTTTGCCGCTGGGTTCTTTCCGTTCGGATGACTGGTGA
- a CDS encoding glycosyl hydrolase — protein MKSPLRFRIFIVSLLLWIVADSAVAQQIRSLHEQFLHPSEEAKPWTFWYWMYGAVSKEGITADLEAMKQAGLGGTYLMPIKGIHEGAQYSGKAQQLTPEWWEMVRFSMEEADRLGLKLGMHICDGFALAGGPWISPEESMQKVVWSDTIVDGGKLKAFRLPQPEAYEGFYEDISLFALPVKEVPDEMPARITCVNIAMEEQADSPKAVNMDAAGVIRSSYPCYIQYEYEHPFTCRNVEVILSGNNYQAHRLKVTASDDGVNFHFVKQLVPARQGWQNTDENSTHTIPATTARYFRFYWTPEGSEPGSEDMDAAKWKPNLKIKQLRLHREARLNQWEGKAGLVWRVAPATKEEEVGKKDCYSLSQIINLTGQCRAGILTTTLPKGKWKLLRMGHTATGHTNATAGGGKGLECDKFSAKAVRKQFDNWFAQAFLKTDPNVARRVLKYMHVDSWECGSQNWSDTFAAEFRKRRGYDLMPYLPLLAGIPMESAERSEEILRDVRITISELVVDVFYKVLADCAKEYDCQFSAECVAPTMVSDGLLHYQMVDLPMGEFWLNSPTHDKLNDMLDAVSGAHIYGKNIIQAEGFTEVRGTWDEHPGMLKALLDRNYALGINRLFYHVYVHNPWLDRKPGMTLDGIGLFFQRDQTWWNKGAKALSVYATRCQALLQYGHPVVDIAVFTGEEIPRRAVLPDRLVPSLPGIFGAERVESERIRRTNEGQPLRVRPVGVTHSANMVDPEKWVNPLRGYAYDSFNKDALLRLAKVEDGRMTLPGGAGYKVLVVPLPRPMNPEQAELSPEVERKINELKKAGILIPDLPYTGDDFSAYGLERDLIVPEDVAWTHRRGEQGDIYFIANQREETRTFTASMRICGKKPECWNPLTGEIDFRPPYERKNNRTEVTLTLAPNESVFIVYPAEKNCSGDGNSSQKRQKEGSRPAKEFSEVAVELGEYTVNFIANGRTVNRKELFDWSREGDEKIRYYSGTAVYRTAFHWKGKPETAVYLNLGKVCDLATVRVNGVDCGTIWTAPYRTNITAALKEGTNELEIEVTNTWANALKGADEGKAPFSGIWTNAKYRRQEKTLLPAGLLGPVSFLSGGF, from the coding sequence ATGAAAAGTCCGCTAAGATTCCGAATATTCATAGTATCCTTACTGTTGTGGATCGTTGCTGATTCTGCCGTTGCTCAACAGATACGTTCACTTCACGAACAATTTCTTCATCCTTCGGAAGAAGCAAAACCCTGGACGTTTTGGTATTGGATGTACGGTGCCGTATCAAAAGAAGGGATTACCGCCGATTTGGAGGCTATGAAGCAAGCCGGGTTGGGAGGCACGTATCTGATGCCGATTAAGGGAATTCATGAAGGAGCGCAATATAGCGGAAAAGCACAACAACTGACACCTGAATGGTGGGAGATGGTGCGTTTCAGTATGGAAGAAGCCGATCGTTTGGGGTTAAAGTTGGGCATGCATATCTGTGATGGTTTTGCATTGGCCGGTGGTCCCTGGATCAGTCCGGAGGAATCTATGCAGAAGGTGGTATGGAGCGATACAATCGTTGACGGTGGCAAACTCAAGGCGTTCCGTCTGCCACAGCCCGAGGCCTATGAGGGTTTTTATGAAGATATCTCTCTGTTTGCTTTGCCCGTAAAGGAAGTTCCGGATGAGATGCCGGCCCGGATAACATGTGTCAATATAGCTATGGAAGAGCAGGCTGATTCTCCCAAAGCGGTGAATATGGATGCCGCCGGTGTGATCCGTTCTTCATATCCTTGTTATATCCAGTATGAATATGAACATCCTTTTACCTGCCGTAACGTTGAGGTGATTCTGAGCGGGAACAATTATCAGGCACATCGACTGAAAGTGACGGCAAGTGACGACGGGGTGAATTTCCATTTCGTGAAACAGCTGGTACCCGCCCGTCAGGGATGGCAGAATACGGATGAGAATTCAACGCATACGATTCCTGCAACTACTGCCCGCTATTTCCGCTTCTATTGGACTCCTGAAGGGAGTGAGCCGGGAAGTGAGGATATGGATGCAGCCAAGTGGAAACCTAATTTGAAGATAAAGCAGCTGCGACTGCACCGGGAAGCCCGGTTGAATCAGTGGGAGGGGAAAGCCGGACTGGTATGGCGTGTTGCCCCGGCTACAAAGGAAGAGGAAGTAGGGAAGAAAGATTGTTATTCCCTTTCACAGATCATCAATCTGACCGGTCAATGTAGAGCGGGCATATTGACAACTACTCTTCCCAAGGGAAAATGGAAATTATTGCGTATGGGGCATACAGCCACCGGACATACCAATGCCACTGCCGGAGGGGGAAAGGGGTTGGAATGTGATAAGTTCAGTGCGAAAGCAGTGCGTAAACAGTTCGACAACTGGTTTGCACAGGCATTTCTAAAGACGGATCCCAACGTTGCGCGTCGTGTATTGAAGTACATGCATGTGGATAGCTGGGAATGTGGCAGCCAGAATTGGAGTGATACGTTTGCCGCTGAATTCCGGAAACGTCGCGGATACGACCTGATGCCTTATTTACCGTTACTGGCGGGTATTCCGATGGAAAGTGCAGAACGGAGTGAAGAGATTCTGAGGGATGTTCGTATTACTATATCCGAGCTTGTTGTTGATGTCTTTTATAAGGTATTGGCAGATTGTGCCAAAGAATATGATTGTCAGTTCTCGGCAGAATGTGTAGCCCCCACGATGGTGAGCGACGGGTTGTTGCATTACCAAATGGTGGACCTTCCCATGGGAGAATTCTGGCTGAACAGTCCGACCCATGACAAACTGAATGATATGCTGGATGCTGTCAGTGGGGCGCATATTTATGGAAAGAACATTATCCAGGCAGAAGGATTTACGGAGGTGCGCGGCACATGGGATGAGCATCCCGGAATGCTGAAGGCGTTGCTCGACCGGAATTACGCACTGGGGATTAACCGTCTTTTTTATCATGTGTATGTCCACAATCCATGGCTGGATCGCAAGCCCGGCATGACATTGGATGGCATCGGCCTTTTCTTTCAGAGGGATCAGACCTGGTGGAATAAAGGGGCAAAGGCACTTTCCGTTTATGCCACTCGTTGCCAGGCATTGTTGCAGTATGGGCATCCAGTAGTGGATATTGCCGTTTTCACAGGCGAAGAGATTCCGAGGCGCGCGGTGCTGCCGGACCGGTTGGTTCCTTCTCTTCCGGGTATTTTCGGGGCGGAGCGTGTGGAAAGTGAGCGTATTCGCCGGACGAATGAGGGACAGCCTTTGCGTGTGCGTCCTGTGGGCGTTACGCATTCTGCCAATATGGTTGATCCGGAGAAATGGGTGAACCCGCTTCGTGGTTATGCCTATGATAGTTTCAACAAGGATGCATTGCTCCGGTTGGCGAAAGTGGAAGATGGCAGGATGACATTGCCGGGCGGAGCCGGTTATAAAGTGTTGGTCGTGCCACTTCCCCGACCGATGAATCCGGAGCAGGCGGAGTTGTCTCCTGAAGTAGAGCGGAAGATCAATGAATTGAAGAAAGCGGGTATATTGATTCCTGATCTTCCTTATACCGGAGATGACTTCTCGGCATACGGATTGGAACGTGATCTGATTGTGCCGGAAGATGTTGCCTGGACACATCGCCGGGGAGAACAAGGGGATATTTATTTTATTGCTAACCAACGGGAAGAGACACGTACTTTCACCGCAAGTATGCGTATCTGCGGAAAGAAGCCCGAATGTTGGAATCCGTTGACGGGAGAGATTGACTTCCGGCCTCCGTATGAGCGGAAGAATAATCGAACGGAAGTTACACTGACGTTGGCGCCGAATGAATCCGTATTTATCGTATATCCGGCAGAAAAGAACTGTTCCGGTGACGGGAATAGTTCACAGAAGCGGCAGAAGGAGGGGAGCCGTCCTGCGAAAGAGTTTTCGGAGGTTGCGGTGGAATTGGGAGAGTATACAGTGAACTTCATAGCTAATGGCAGGACCGTAAATCGGAAAGAGCTTTTCGATTGGAGCCGGGAGGGGGATGAGAAGATCCGGTACTATTCGGGAACAGCCGTCTACAGGACTGCATTCCATTGGAAAGGCAAACCGGAAACAGCGGTTTATCTGAATTTGGGAAAGGTCTGCGATCTGGCAACTGTCCGCGTGAATGGCGTGGACTGCGGAACAATCTGGACTGCTCCTTACCGGACTAATATTACGGCAGCTTTAAAAGAAGGTACAAATGAACTTGAAATAGAGGTGACCAATACCTGGGCGAATGCTCTCAAAGGAGCTGATGAAGGAAAAGCACCGTTCAGCGGAATCTGGACGAACGCCAAATATAGGAGGCAGGAAAAAACACTGCTCCCGGCAGGACTGCTGGGACCGGTTTCATTCCTTTCTGGCGGGTTTTGA